The genomic DNA tccaacagagccagaAAGTCGTACACTCAGCGGTTGGAGATTCACATCATGGGATGCACAAGGAGAATGTCGAAGGACCCTAGATCAACTTCGGCCCAGCTACTTGGAGAGAGTGGAGATTCCTCACGATGACGCGTTGATCATCCAAGCGGTAATCGCTAATTATAATTGTATTTGAGAATGATCGAGTCCAAATTCCATCGGGTGCTtcatttctacatgtcgtttcaacgacccatagccgtcgccggcttggaatttgtaggaagcattgcaatgcttatattttgcacgcatttctctcgACGGAAGAGTAActttctcaaaatatttagtgaaagtagaagactttagaggatgAAGTTCCcgagtaattgcatcggtactttcttgtgtttcgggtgtcggatttggaagatgctcgatctcatcatcggtggattgaatgttggggtcctcctcccgtggattcattatttcctttcccttccAAGCTCGAGATGACatacctccgcggcctccttccattgtaattgaaattAGAAACGAAAGTGTATAGAGAATACGAAATTGatattaagagtagagaagatgtgtgtgaaaatgatgaaataagctttctatttatagaattttgatagtaacggacacttaatcatagtcattgatcaaaaaatggtccaataatcctaaccgttgaaaaaatacccaaaaaaaccTCCACACCCTCTCCCAACGACTATGAACCGCTAGTTtaccggcggttccaacggctatgaatcGCCGGTTAACCAACAGTTCAAActggtcaaaaaaaaaaaaaaaatcaaatgttgAACCGTCGAGCCGAACCGACGGTTCACCGATTTTGCACCAACGGAATcagaaccggcccggcaacttacCGCACCGGTTCCAATTCAACCCGATTACTGGCCCgagccgggtccgggccagacccaacccggggtcgggtctaattCGCCTTGACCCCCTTCTAACTCTCTTCCTTTGAGCGTAAAATATTAATAGAATGTAGGCCTCCTAATCTTAGTCGGACAGTCAACCACTCCTTCACCGTCGACTCATCGTTCCGTATTAATTAGATATAAATACGAGATGGCCAATAAATTTTAGATGAAAATGTTAGATGAAATATTAAattcttattatattttttatttgatttggtAAAAACCAAATGTCTGTTTTAATTTGGGATTGCATAAGCGAGAAGGATATTTTTTGAAAGAAATATATATACCATCTGgttaaaatgcaaagtatgatatttgattttgaaaattatgatTACAAATGGTGTTACAGAGTATTATAATATATATCCACATAATTCTTTGAACAATGTTAATGAAcagattttatattaaaaaacttttaaaataaaaaaaaatgtatattttgaatataaagaataaaaataaataaatgtattATTAAAAATCAATGTGACTTTATGTTCATAAAAAGAAAATGTTAATATAATATAAGCTACGTGTATATATGAATAGAAAATGAAGATGAAAAATGGAAGCGGATGATTGGGACGACATAAACACCTTGAAGTTGATGGTCAGAAATTAACTTGTGCTTGTGGTGTGAAAGCCGAAAGGGGATGGATGACATGAACACCTTGAAGTTGATGGTCAGAAATTAACTTGTGCTTGGGGGACGACATAAACACCTTGAAGTTGACGATATATACTCAAAGAATTGCCGGCAAATTAAATTGGTCGAAGTTTAATTCTATTGTAATTTTATcgtacttttctttcttttcccatTTCGTTTAAGTCATATTTTCTCACTTGTAGTAGCAAATCTTATTAATCCTTGGCTTAATTTGAGTTCCTAGCTCCTCTACCTCTGCAATTAACAACTAGCTCATTGATCGATCGAGTTAGATCGATGGCGATATCAATTCCCTCCACGCTGCTCTCTGCTCCTctgctccttctccttctcctctgccATGCTGCGTTACTACTCGGCAAGTCTCATAATTGCCCTCCTTCTTCCTGCGGCGACATTCACATACGATCTCCGTTCCGGCTAATCGGCGACCCTGACGGATGCGGCGACAGACGCTTCGAACTCGTCTGCGAGGGAAACCGCGCAGTCTATAGTGACTCCCATTCTGAGAAATACTTGGTCACGAAAATCTCGTATAAAAGCAGGAAGCTCCGGCTCATGTACACTGGTTTCTCGTCCGACGCCAATTGCCTTCATCTTCCCGACCATTCTTTCAAGAGCAATACATTTCATATTATGGGCCATCGGTGTCACCAACAACACAGGATTTTATGGGCCAGTTTCATGAACTGCACGCGGGAGGTAGAAAGTCAGGAGTATGTGGCGGTCCCTAATTGCCTTCGCGGCAGCAGCTCGACTACGTACGTCGTCGTCGTTAACGACAACTCGTATAATAATCCCAAGAACTCATGTAGCATCTTAACCACCGTGCCAGTCGAGAAGTCGCTGAGTCCAGGTGATCACGACGTCTTTAAACTCCTACGGAAGGGATTCGTGGTACACTGGACTCCAAGACACCCGGTGAAATTCTGTTGggaagataacaagtaattaattaattaggattGTACCTTAATTCTTTATTTCATCAATTCAATTTTCACGTACGTGTGAATGCAGGAACATTCTGGCAACTCTTGGAGGTCCTAGTCTCGTTTACAAGATTGTCAATGCCATCTCTTTCGGCCTTCAATTCCTGTCCTGCGTATGCAATAATAAGGCCTTAACGGTCGTTCTTGATGTACTACTCGCCCCTGTTTTGCGGTATCTCATTCTTGCCTCACTAGGTGAATGAGAGACAATATAATTAATTCAGCAAATGATCATCTATTGCTTTTATATATATCGTCATT from Zingiber officinale cultivar Zhangliang chromosome 4A, Zo_v1.1, whole genome shotgun sequence includes the following:
- the LOC121972985 gene encoding RING-H2 finger protein ATL22-like, whose amino-acid sequence is MAISIPSTLLSAPLLLLLLLCHAALLLGKSHNCPPSSCGDIHIRSPFRLIGDPDGCGDRRFELVCEGNRAVYSDSHSEKYLVTKISYKSRKLRLMYTGFSSDANCLHLPDHSFKSNTFHIMGHRCHQQHRILWASFMNCTREVESQEYVAVPNCLRGSSSTTYVVVVNDNSYNNPKNSCSILTTVPVEKSLSPGDHDVFKLLRKGFVVHWTPRHPVKFCWEDNKNILATLGGPSLVYKIVNAISFGLQFLSCVCNNKALTVVLDVLLAPVLRGQINIGTSMCLWIPPTQLLEEKQGTRGRRREVPSQPTAISFAHALRLQ